A genomic segment from Janibacter sp. DB-40 encodes:
- a CDS encoding protein-L-isoaspartate O-methyltransferase, with protein sequence MDEVSERVEQAFARTPRSGFLPERERHRAAEDGPLAIGDDQTNSQPSTVAAMLRLLDVRPGQLVLDVGSGSGWTTALLADLVGPDGQVIGVERIPRLVETSRAALLGLDRPWAQVHHADPDVLGAPGHAPFARILVSAEARELPEQLVDQLATDGVMVVPVAGEMLRVVAHPEGPRVTRHGRYRFVPLIS encoded by the coding sequence ATGGACGAGGTGAGCGAGCGCGTCGAGCAGGCCTTCGCCCGCACCCCGCGGTCCGGCTTCCTGCCCGAGCGGGAGCGCCACCGTGCGGCCGAGGACGGCCCGTTGGCCATCGGCGACGACCAGACCAACTCCCAGCCCAGCACCGTCGCCGCGATGCTGCGCCTGCTCGACGTGCGTCCCGGGCAGCTCGTGCTCGACGTGGGCAGCGGGTCCGGGTGGACGACGGCACTGCTGGCCGACCTCGTCGGCCCCGACGGGCAGGTCATCGGGGTCGAGCGCATCCCACGACTCGTCGAGACCTCCCGTGCGGCGCTCCTCGGGCTCGACCGCCCGTGGGCGCAGGTGCACCACGCCGACCCGGACGTGCTCGGCGCCCCCGGCCACGCCCCCTTCGCCCGCATCCTCGTCTCCGCGGAGGCGAGGGAGCTGCCCGAGCAGCTCGTCGACCAGCTCGCCACCGACGGGGTGATGGTCGTCCCGGTCGCAGGGGAGATGCTGCGGGTCGTGGCGCACCCGGAGGGCCCCCGGGTGACGCGGCACGGGCGGTACCGGTTCGTGCCGTTGATCTCCTGA
- a CDS encoding NADP-dependent oxidoreductase, whose translation MRALTYDRYGNDDELRMVDRPDPKVGPSEVRIRVTRASVNPVDWKVMSGGLDPLMDSHFPVVPGWDVAGVVDEVGPDTPEFAPGDRVAAYARKQVVSAGTFAEYVTVRVDDVAAVPDGVTDDVAAALPLAGLTALRVLETLAVTKGDTLLVHAASGGVGHLASQLAVASGATVIGTASPANHDKLAAVGATPVAHGDGLADRLAEVAPDGVDAVADLVGGVLDVSLEVLREGGRLASVADPTVEEHGGRWVWVRPDGERLARLLAEVAEGRLRVDIDRTFPLEQVPEAFALSREGGARGKLVVAVSDEGAVLA comes from the coding sequence ATGCGTGCACTGACCTATGACCGATACGGAAACGATGACGAGCTGCGGATGGTCGACCGCCCCGACCCGAAGGTCGGGCCGAGCGAGGTCCGCATCCGGGTGACCCGGGCGTCGGTCAACCCCGTGGACTGGAAGGTGATGTCGGGCGGCCTCGACCCGCTCATGGACAGCCACTTCCCGGTGGTCCCCGGGTGGGACGTCGCCGGTGTGGTCGACGAGGTCGGGCCGGACACCCCGGAGTTCGCGCCCGGTGACCGCGTCGCCGCCTACGCCCGCAAGCAGGTCGTCTCCGCCGGCACCTTCGCCGAGTACGTCACCGTCCGCGTCGACGATGTGGCCGCCGTGCCCGACGGGGTGACCGACGACGTGGCCGCGGCGCTCCCGCTGGCCGGACTGACCGCGCTGCGCGTCCTGGAGACCCTCGCGGTGACGAAGGGGGACACCCTCCTCGTCCATGCCGCCTCCGGAGGAGTCGGCCACCTCGCCAGCCAGCTCGCGGTCGCCTCGGGTGCGACGGTGATCGGGACCGCGTCGCCGGCCAACCACGACAAGCTCGCGGCCGTCGGAGCGACGCCGGTCGCCCACGGTGACGGGCTGGCAGACCGGCTCGCCGAGGTGGCGCCGGACGGCGTGGACGCGGTCGCGGACCTCGTCGGCGGTGTCCTCGACGTCTCCCTCGAGGTGCTGCGCGAAGGGGGTCGCCTCGCCTCGGTCGCCGACCCGACCGTCGAGGAGCACGGTGGCCGCTGGGTCTGGGTGCGCCCGGACGGGGAGCGTCTGGCGCGGCTGCTCGCCGAGGTCGCCGAGGGGCGGCTGCGTGTCGACATCGACCGCACCTTCCCGCTCGAGCAGGTCCCGGAGGCATTCGCCCTCAGCCGCGAGGGCGGCGCCCGTGGCAAGCTCGTCGTCGCCGTCAGCGACGAGGGCGCGGTCCTCGCCTGA
- a CDS encoding SRPBCC family protein gives MEESKVASATAVVEAPADVVFEQIADPANQPAWDGNDNLARAAPGQRVRAVGDVFSMVLIKDDMVRENHVVEFEEGRLIAWRPAEPGAQPFGHLWRWELRALEDGRTEVTHTYDWSQLTDERRLPRARRTTSERLRASIERLAQLCTERA, from the coding sequence ATGGAGGAGAGCAAGGTCGCCAGCGCCACCGCCGTCGTCGAGGCCCCCGCGGACGTGGTCTTCGAGCAGATCGCCGACCCCGCGAACCAGCCGGCGTGGGACGGCAACGACAACCTCGCCCGGGCCGCGCCCGGTCAGCGGGTCCGCGCCGTCGGGGACGTCTTCTCGATGGTCCTGATCAAGGACGACATGGTTCGGGAGAACCATGTCGTCGAGTTCGAGGAGGGTCGGTTGATCGCCTGGCGACCCGCGGAGCCGGGTGCGCAGCCGTTCGGTCACCTGTGGCGATGGGAGCTGCGTGCACTCGAGGACGGCCGCACCGAGGTGACCCACACCTACGACTGGTCGCAGCTGACCGACGAACGTCGTCTCCCCCGGGCCCGCCGAACGACGTCGGAGCGTCTGCGGGCCTCGATCGAGCGCTTGGCGCAGCTCTGCACCGAGCGGGCCTGA
- a CDS encoding DinB family protein translates to MDAAPPPAEPDATDWTFVLEAGCPECGYELHDPVLTGERLRAAVPRWAEVLGRPDVARRPSEHVWSPLEYASHSRDLVAVLGERVDAMLTGEDPVLSDYDGEAAAVRGQFWANDPDEVAQQIATGTESTVAVLGRVKGDEWECTGRRGDGRPFTVTEMCRYLLHDVEHHLHDVEG, encoded by the coding sequence ATGGACGCCGCACCACCACCTGCCGAGCCAGACGCCACGGACTGGACCTTCGTGCTCGAGGCCGGGTGCCCCGAGTGCGGGTACGAGCTGCACGACCCCGTCCTGACGGGAGAGCGCCTGCGGGCCGCGGTCCCGCGCTGGGCAGAGGTGCTGGGCCGCCCGGACGTCGCGCGGCGGCCCAGCGAGCACGTGTGGTCCCCGCTGGAGTACGCCAGCCACTCCCGTGACCTCGTGGCGGTGCTCGGTGAGCGCGTCGACGCGATGCTCACGGGGGAGGACCCGGTGCTCAGCGACTACGACGGTGAGGCGGCAGCGGTCCGCGGACAGTTCTGGGCCAACGACCCGGACGAGGTCGCGCAGCAGATCGCGACCGGGACCGAGTCCACCGTGGCGGTCCTCGGTCGCGTGAAGGGCGACGAGTGGGAGTGCACCGGCCGACGCGGTGACGGAAGGCCCTTCACCGTCACCGAGATGTGCCGTTACCTGCTCCACGACGTGGAGCACCACCTGCACGACGTCGAGGGCTGA
- a CDS encoding tellurite resistance/C4-dicarboxylate transporter family protein has product MGHVREVVATLPPGSFAFVMATGIVSVGMDQQGFVLASRVLLVIALVAWVLLLLALGTRCVLYRNRVVADLHDPVVAFGFFTVVAGTDVLAVRLVDQYWQASAAMLAFAAVVGLFLGYGVPWAAALGRAERPVLQHVNGTWFIWVVASQSVATAAASIEPHVPAGRSEIAVLAVSAWSVGIVLYAACAVFVALRILLYPFSPSDLNPPYWVSMGAMAITVVAGAKIVEMDSTPIIDVTSGLIGGLSVLGWAWATWLIPVLFAVGVWRHLLHRIPLTYEATWWSIVFPLGMYAVAGMYIGRADSLPIVEAIGSAWLWVGASAWLYAAVQMARSSWRRRQDAGVRSVA; this is encoded by the coding sequence ATGGGACACGTCCGCGAGGTCGTCGCGACGCTGCCCCCGGGGTCCTTCGCCTTCGTCATGGCGACGGGCATCGTCTCGGTCGGGATGGACCAGCAGGGCTTCGTCCTCGCCTCCCGCGTCCTGCTCGTCATCGCCCTGGTGGCATGGGTCCTGCTCCTCCTGGCACTGGGGACGCGGTGCGTGCTGTACCGCAACCGGGTGGTCGCCGACCTGCACGACCCCGTCGTGGCCTTCGGCTTCTTCACCGTCGTCGCCGGCACCGACGTGCTGGCGGTGCGCCTGGTCGACCAGTACTGGCAGGCCAGCGCCGCGATGCTCGCCTTCGCGGCAGTCGTCGGGCTCTTCCTCGGCTACGGCGTCCCCTGGGCCGCTGCCCTAGGACGGGCGGAGCGTCCCGTGCTCCAGCACGTCAACGGCACGTGGTTCATCTGGGTCGTCGCGAGCCAGTCGGTCGCCACCGCGGCGGCGAGCATCGAGCCGCACGTCCCGGCGGGTCGGTCCGAGATCGCCGTGCTCGCCGTGTCGGCCTGGTCGGTGGGCATCGTGCTGTACGCCGCCTGCGCGGTCTTCGTCGCCCTGCGGATCCTGCTCTACCCCTTCTCCCCGTCCGACCTCAACCCGCCGTACTGGGTCTCGATGGGCGCCATGGCCATCACCGTGGTCGCGGGCGCGAAGATCGTCGAGATGGACTCGACGCCGATCATCGACGTCACCTCCGGACTCATCGGCGGCCTGTCCGTGCTCGGCTGGGCCTGGGCGACGTGGTTGATCCCGGTGCTCTTCGCCGTCGGCGTGTGGCGCCACCTGCTGCACCGGATCCCGCTGACCTACGAGGCGACGTGGTGGAGCATCGTCTTCCCCCTGGGCATGTACGCGGTGGCGGGGATGTACATCGGGCGCGCCGACTCCCTTCCCATCGTCGAGGCGATCGGCTCCGCCTGGCTGTGGGTGGGCGCGTCGGCGTGGCTCTACGCGGCGGTGCAGATGGCCCGGTCGTCCTGGCGCCGGCGTCAGGACGCGGGCGTACGGTCGGTGGCATGA
- a CDS encoding DUF488 family protein: MTTRDQVHVRSVRDEPASGDGHRVLVDRVWPRGVSKEDAALDDWLKEVGPSTELRQWFGHDPEKFEEFAKRYEKELEGNEDWQTLQDLVAEHGRVTLLFGASDKENNQAVVLRDLLTR; the protein is encoded by the coding sequence ATGACCACTCGTGACCAGGTCCATGTCCGCTCCGTCCGCGACGAGCCCGCCAGTGGCGACGGCCACCGGGTGCTCGTCGACCGGGTGTGGCCCCGGGGCGTGAGCAAGGAGGACGCCGCCCTCGACGACTGGCTCAAGGAGGTCGGGCCGTCCACCGAACTGCGTCAGTGGTTCGGCCACGACCCGGAGAAGTTCGAGGAGTTCGCGAAGCGCTACGAGAAGGAGCTCGAGGGCAACGAGGACTGGCAGACCCTGCAGGACCTCGTCGCCGAGCACGGCCGCGTGACCCTGCTCTTCGGCGCCTCCGACAAGGAGAACAACCAGGCCGTCGTCCTGCGGGACCTGCTCACCCGCTGA
- the thiD gene encoding bifunctional hydroxymethylpyrimidine kinase/phosphomethylpyrimidine kinase: protein MTVPLPRPPVVLSIAGSDPSGGAGIQADLKTASALGAYGTCVITALTAQSTRGVTLVHEVPVDVVRAQVDTLVADVAIDVVKVGMLASSELVEAVHAALASGPLADVPVVLDPVMVATSGSRLLADDAVAAVRELVARADVITPNVPEAAVLLEEEPATSREGLITQAQRLAGAGSRRVLLKGGHLEGPESVDVWLDAADGDVVELRSPRIATTATHGTGCTLSTAIAALRPRHDGWLPAVREAKDWLTDALRHGEDLAVGAGAGPVHHFHEQPRWGALSG from the coding sequence ATGACGGTCCCCCTCCCCCGCCCCCCGGTCGTCCTGTCCATCGCCGGCTCAGACCCCTCGGGGGGTGCCGGCATCCAGGCGGACCTGAAGACCGCGAGCGCGCTCGGTGCCTACGGCACCTGTGTCATCACCGCGCTGACAGCCCAATCCACCCGGGGGGTCACGCTCGTCCACGAGGTCCCGGTCGACGTCGTGCGCGCGCAGGTCGACACCCTCGTCGCCGACGTCGCGATCGACGTCGTCAAGGTGGGCATGCTCGCCTCGAGCGAGCTCGTCGAGGCGGTGCACGCGGCGCTCGCCTCGGGCCCGCTCGCGGACGTCCCGGTCGTCCTGGACCCGGTCATGGTCGCGACCTCGGGCTCACGGCTGCTCGCCGACGATGCCGTGGCCGCGGTGCGCGAGCTCGTCGCCCGAGCGGACGTGATCACACCGAACGTGCCGGAGGCGGCTGTGCTCCTGGAGGAGGAACCGGCGACCTCGCGCGAGGGTCTGATCACGCAGGCACAGCGACTTGCCGGCGCCGGGTCCCGCCGGGTGCTGCTCAAGGGAGGCCACCTGGAGGGGCCGGAGTCGGTCGACGTGTGGCTCGACGCCGCCGATGGTGACGTGGTCGAGCTGCGCTCCCCCCGGATCGCGACCACGGCCACCCACGGCACCGGCTGTACGTTGAGCACGGCGATCGCCGCCCTTCGCCCCCGTCACGACGGCTGGCTCCCCGCGGTCCGGGAGGCGAAGGACTGGCTCACCGACGCCCTTCGCCACGGGGAGGACCTGGCCGTCGGGGCCGGCGCGGGACCGGTGCACCACTTCCACGAGCAGCCGCGGTGGGGTGCGCTCAGCGGGTGA
- the thiC gene encoding phosphomethylpyrimidine synthase ThiC codes for MRTSHEAEVHPQHRRVEVVDPHDPSVRVPVTAISLAPAPDGSEHEDVHVYRTRGPGSDPQVGLPELRTGWIEARGDVETYTGRPRDLADDGRSAVRRGAASLAWRGRERTPLRSTAGRTVTQMHYARRGEITAEMRFVALREGCSPEMVRDEVAAGRAIIPANVNHPESEPMVIGRAFLTKINANIGNSAVTSSIAEEVDKLTWATRWGADTVMDLSTGDDIHTTREWLIRNSPVPIGTVPIYQALEKVDGRAEELCWSVFKDTVIEQCEQGVDYMTIHAGVRLPFVPMTADRVTGIVSRGGSIMAGWCLAHHEESFLYTHFDELCEIFARYDVAFSLGDGLRPGSIADANDEAQLAELRTLGELTQRAWEHDVQVMVEGPGHVPMHLVRENVELEQEWCHGAPFYTLGPLVTDIAPGYDHITSAIGAAEIARYGTAMLCYVTPKEHLGLPNRDDVKTGVITYKIAAHAADLAKGHPGARMRDDALSKARFEFRWHDQFALSLDPETAMAYHDETLPAEPAKTAHFCSMCGPKFCSMRISQDIRDAYGSAADQRALIEEGMAAKSRQFVELGASVYVRPDTETPAR; via the coding sequence ATGCGCACATCCCATGAGGCCGAAGTCCACCCCCAGCACCGTCGGGTCGAGGTCGTCGACCCCCACGACCCGAGCGTCCGCGTGCCCGTCACGGCGATCTCCCTGGCGCCCGCGCCCGACGGGAGCGAGCACGAGGACGTGCACGTCTACCGCACCCGCGGCCCCGGCTCCGACCCGCAGGTCGGGCTGCCCGAGCTGCGCACGGGGTGGATCGAGGCACGCGGTGACGTCGAGACCTACACCGGCCGCCCCCGCGACCTGGCCGACGACGGCCGCTCGGCCGTGCGCCGCGGAGCGGCCTCACTGGCCTGGCGGGGACGGGAGCGGACCCCCCTTCGCTCGACGGCGGGGCGCACGGTCACCCAGATGCACTACGCCCGACGCGGTGAGATCACCGCGGAGATGCGGTTCGTCGCTCTGCGAGAGGGCTGCTCGCCGGAGATGGTGCGGGACGAGGTGGCCGCGGGCCGGGCGATCATCCCGGCCAACGTCAACCACCCCGAGTCCGAGCCGATGGTCATCGGTCGGGCCTTCCTGACCAAGATCAACGCCAACATCGGCAACTCCGCCGTGACCTCGTCCATCGCCGAGGAGGTCGACAAGCTCACGTGGGCCACGCGGTGGGGTGCCGACACCGTGATGGACCTGTCCACCGGCGACGACATCCACACCACGCGCGAGTGGCTCATCCGCAACAGTCCCGTCCCCATCGGCACCGTGCCGATCTACCAGGCGCTGGAGAAGGTCGACGGCCGAGCTGAGGAGCTCTGCTGGTCCGTTTTCAAAGACACCGTCATCGAGCAGTGCGAGCAGGGGGTGGACTACATGACCATCCACGCGGGAGTGCGCCTGCCCTTCGTGCCGATGACCGCCGACCGCGTCACCGGGATCGTCTCCCGCGGCGGCTCGATCATGGCCGGTTGGTGCCTGGCCCACCACGAGGAGTCCTTCCTCTACACCCACTTCGACGAGCTGTGCGAGATCTTCGCGCGCTACGACGTGGCCTTCTCCCTCGGCGACGGTCTGCGGCCCGGCTCGATCGCCGACGCCAACGACGAGGCCCAGCTGGCCGAGCTGCGCACCCTCGGCGAGCTGACGCAGCGGGCGTGGGAGCACGACGTCCAGGTCATGGTCGAGGGGCCCGGGCACGTCCCGATGCACCTCGTGCGGGAGAACGTCGAGCTCGAGCAGGAGTGGTGCCACGGCGCCCCGTTCTACACGCTCGGCCCGCTCGTCACCGACATCGCGCCCGGCTACGACCACATCACCTCGGCCATCGGCGCCGCCGAGATCGCCCGGTACGGCACGGCGATGCTCTGCTACGTCACGCCGAAGGAGCACCTGGGCCTGCCCAACCGGGACGACGTGAAGACCGGTGTCATCACGTACAAGATCGCGGCGCACGCGGCCGACCTGGCCAAGGGACATCCCGGCGCCCGGATGCGTGACGACGCGTTGAGCAAGGCGCGCTTCGAGTTCCGGTGGCACGACCAGTTCGCGCTCTCCCTCGACCCCGAGACCGCGATGGCCTACCACGACGAGACACTGCCGGCGGAGCCGGCGAAGACGGCGCACTTCTGCTCCATGTGCGGGCCGAAGTTCTGCTCGATGCGGATCAGCCAGGACATCCGGGACGCGTACGGCTCGGCGGCCGACCAGCGTGCCCTGATCGAGGAGGGCATGGCGGCGAAGTCGCGCCAGTTCGTCGAGCTCGGCGCCAGCGTCTACGTCCGCCCCGACACCGAGACGCCTGCGCGATGA